ttttttcgcTGCTATCATGGGTGATGATCTCAAAGTCGTGGTGGGTGCTAGTGCGTCTACAACAAAGGAGGAACGTCCCTCGCGCGATTACTCTACCCTGATTACTTCTGACAAATTGGATGGCTCCAATTATGCCTCTTGGTCTCGTGGTGCTCGTATTACAATTACTAGTCGTCGTATGGCAAGTTGGATCGGTGGGAAGAAGCCTGCTCCGTCTAAAGATTTTGCTGCCTATGTCGAATGGGAAGAAGATAATTGTCTAGTGCAGTCATGGCTTCTCAATTCCATGACTAAGCCAATTCGCGCCTTGTTTGAACATGGTGATATTGCTTTTGATATATGGGAGGCTGCCCGAAAGACCTCTATTGTGACTCAGAATAGGTCTTGGCTGTTTCAACTTCGACGGCAGTCCACACTTACATGCCAGAATGGTGAATCTGTCAAAGTGTTCTATGAAAAACTCCATGTTATCTGGCAGGAGATTGATTGTCTGCGTCCACATGAGTTTAGTTGTGCTGATGATGGGGCTCGTCGTCTGAAAGAAGTTGAAGTCGATCGagtttatgattttcttgGAGGACATTATCCACAGTATGATGGTGTCCGTAGCCTTATTCTTGCTCTTAATCCTGTCCCGACCCCTCTCGAAATCTGTACCATAGTCATAGAGGAAGACACCCGTCAATCCACTATGCTTGGAGGAGGTTCGACATACCGTAGTACAAAGCTTGCAACTATCATCTATAAATTGCAACAGAAGGTCATATCAATTACAGACAAGAAATGGGTTGACATGCCAACCAACAAAAGTTATACACGCATCCCAGCATTAGAGAACAGGCTATGTCAGAACAATAATGGTAATGAGACTGATGCTTAAGACTTAAATATTTGTCAATGGTTGTCATAGCATTCAAAGAAACAACGAACTCCACTCCACTTCATTTTTTTGTCCTTGGATGCTAAAAAATGTAGGTTCAAAATGTGAAAAAGTCCTGCATTTTttgtccttcttcttctttgttctatCTCAATTAAGTTGTTACGATGCAAATAAATCCTCTCTATATatcaaaatctctctctctacccaCCCCTTCAGGccctgaaaagaaaaaacgaaaATGCTCAGCCTTATCAACTTCATATAACAGAAATACTGAAATTAACAATGGACAAGAATATTTACTCAGACTAGACACATTACCTCTAACCAAGTGGTGATAAAGAATCCACAAATACCGAGAAGCATTGCCTTGAAACGAAAGGGTACCTGCTCAAAGACAAACGGCATGCCTAAGAAAATATTCATatgcataaataaataccaaTCATGGAGTCATAAATACCTATAATTGTAATTCTAATCAAACATACAAGTACAGAAATCATGCTAGAGCtgaattgtaatttcactCTCCCACTAAAAAAGAAAGCCTTTTATGCTATAAACCCAACAAACTACCGAgttaaatttcaatttttttttctttcttgtcaTGTTTTCTAGTTGTAGTGGATGGCCTTCCTATGAAGAAACGTACGTAGTCCGTGAACCCATCTACAGCGTATTTTGAATATATCCTTAATAGAATTGGAATAGAATCCtgaacaaaagtgaaaaatgaaTGCAGATAAACTCCTGAACAACATATATTACTGAAACTTGTAGACGAAGACCAACTTCTGTGTCAAAGCTTACATTTCTTCACTGTCAAAGTTGGAGCTCTTAGGAATTCATTGTACGCATAGAGTCAATTTGTCTTCTGTCTAGTCATCGAACtgacaagaaaaaggagaaggaTAAACAAGTCTTATTCCTTTGAGAAATTATTCAGAATGAACAAACTCTAGTTAAACAGAAAGGTGaagattgaaaaagaaatttgatttcaggaaagaagaaattactgTTGATATATGGAATGTGATAAATCTTGGGCCATTCTGGGGCGCTGTCCTCGGTGCATCTTTCCTTCAGAAGGGGACATTGCCAAATATTTAGGGTTCGTAATTTGGTGAGGCATCGCATAGCTGTGACACTAGGTAGATACATCAGCTTCTTGCATAAGATAATATTCAGCGTCGTAAGGGATGTAAGGTTACCTAACCAATCCTCAAGAGCCTCCACTCCATCGAATTCACATATTACCAAAGATGTTAGAGAAGTGAAGTCTTGAATTTGTTGAGGCAGAGACTTGAGCTTGGGCCACCCGTTCAACTCTAATTTTTGAAGTTGTGATGATCCGGTTCCAAGATGGAAATCAGGGAAGGAATCGAGCTCCTCCCAGAACCGACCAAGTTTCAATGTCTTCAAACTGGCGCAGCAATGTAGACCTGTGGGTGGATATTTTAATTTCCCACAATTACCAATTAccaacagagagagagacgtTAGGTTGTCCAAACTTTGACTCTCTAAATTAGGTGCATTTCTTATTTTCAACTCCACAACAGAGACGGGCTCACTGCTTACCAAACTTTCTAATCTCTCACAATATTCAATGCTCAATTCACGGAGGGATGTGAAAAGGTTTAAATCTGGAATAGATTGTAGACCACTACAACCTGTTATAGTCAGCAACTCCACAACATTGACGGGCCCACTGAACACCAAACTTTCTAATCTCTCACAATCTTTTATTCTCAATTCACGGAGGGATGTGAAGAGGTTTAAATCTGGAATAGATTGTAGACCACTACAACCTGTTATAGTCATCAACTCCACAACATTGACGGGGCCACTGCTCACCAAACTTTCTAATCTCTTACAATATTCTATTCTCAATTCACGGAGGGATGTGAAGAGGTTTAAATCTGGAATAGATTGTAGACCACAACAACATGTTATAGTCAGCAACTCCACAACATTGACGGGCCCACTGCTCACCAAACTTTCTAATCTCTCACAATCTTCTATTCTCAATTCACGGAGGGATGTGAAGATGTTTAAATCTGAAATAGATTGTAGACCACTACAACCTGTTATAGTCAACAACTCCACAACATTGAAGGGCCCACTGCTCACCAAACTTTCTAATCTCTCACAATATTCTATTCTCAATTCACGGAGGGATGTGAAGAGGTTTAAATCTGGAATAGATTGTAGACTAGAGCAATAGAATACAACCAACTCCTTCAAAGATGGAAGATGACTGGGAGCCTTTCTCAATTTGGGACATTTCCACATCTCCAGCTTCTCCAGGCAAGGAAACACCATGACTTGTTCTGGTGCATCCATCCATTCAATTAGCTCATTGCAATAACAAATGTATAATTCTTTCAGTGCTGGAAATCCAACATTTCCATAAATCTCTTCTCCAACACATTTTAGATTATCCATTTCTCCAATCCAAACAACTGTAAGATGAGGTAGATGGCCGAGTGTCGGCACTTTTTCACATCTGTTGCACCCCAAAAGCTTAATCTCCTTCAAGTTTTCAAGCTTAATCATCCACGATGGAAATTTAGTACCCATGAAATATCGAATCTCTAGCCTTTCCAACTCAGAATGCGGCTGGAGGCCTTCTAGTACATCCTCTTCATTATTATTGTTTGTTATTGACCTATCTTCCGACCATACAAATTTCAAGTCGCGTACGTTTTTCTTATCCTTTAATTTAGCTACCCTTGCCTCATCTCCATTCCTTACATGTtccaaattacaaataatCAATTTACCCTTCAATTGATTCAAGACAGCCAGCTCCTCAATTTCCCTACCCATCACCTCAGAATCCTCATAAGAGCAAGGTAATTTTCGAAGGCTAGTTAATCTCCCTAATACCCCAACTGGAAATTTCGTTTCCTTTTCACAATAAACATGTCTCAAGTTGATCAAGTTTTGCACCTCTTTTGGAAATTCTACAATAAGGCAGTCTGTTGCTCTTAATGTCTGTAGGTTATATAGCTTGCCAATAGAATTTGGGAGTCTGGAGATCCACGTAGAGGAAATGTCAAGATATCTCAAGTGTTTCAGCTTTTTGATTGAACTTGGAAGCTCCACAATATTTGCCCCATATAATTTCAAGACACGTAAAGCTTTAAACCATGGCAACATGTTTCCAGGTAGTGCTTCAGCATTCGAAAACAGTGATCTCAATTTCCCACTACTTCCTTCTGGAATTCTTTCTATAATGGGAGTTGCAACATCTTCATCCTCATGGAAGTCTCTCATCATGCTTCCAGTTTCGGATACACGTTCTGCAAGATCATGTATGAGATCGTGCATCTTGTATTTAATAATGCCAGCATAATCCAGTCTAGCATCTTGAAATAAGGATCTTTGGAAtagaatatcaaaatattctttACCTATATCCTCCATCTCTAGATTACTTTTTTCAGGAGAAGGATGGAGGAATCCTTGAGCCATCCAAAGTTGAATCAAGTCATTTCTTTCCATCTTGGCTTCTTTCATGAACACTGAGCAATATGAAAAACATTGCTTCAGTGCCGGTGATTCCAAATTATCGAAACTCAACTTCAAGACTGACATGATTCTATCTTCTGCCTTTGGTAAGTCCCATATTCTGTTGTCTTTGACTTCAGACCATTCAGCAGGAGTCTTTTTAGAGCACAAAATGCCTCCCAAAACCTGGTAATGGATTAGAGAATTTCTATCAAATAATTAGTAGATAATATAATTAGCAATTTAAAGAAGAGTCGTCCAGATATAGCCCCTAAAATAGTCTAGACAAAAACCCACATACTTCTaactaaaacccaaaatttgaattgaacGGCAAAATTATCCATTAATAATGATTTATTAACAACCCCATGCCATAACCCCCCTATGTTTAGCACCGaaccaaggtctaaaatatcgagaGTTTCGGAAATATCGGTGGTCCAAAAACACGGATAtatcgatggaaatatcgacaaaatatcgatatcgataaaaattgaataaaaatcaaggaaattgtgagaaaaacttggaaatttttattgaaactttagaggatgtttatttagtcaattgtctattattttatcacaaaaaactGGAATAAAATGCATGGCATGGTGGGTTAgagtgatttaagttgattatttAGCGACCTAACAAACACCGTgtctttagaaaatatatagtaattagtgaaagaaaattaaacacaccacaattttttagttatattaatttactacaatatattGCATATGATAAGATATATGAGCTtgaccaaatatatatatatatatatgagtaacTTACTACCACATAGAAAGTATTCCTATTAAAGTTAAAACTTAGTATCACATATAATgaacaatattaaaactcaatagtgaataataatacaactccGTAATATAtaaccacaaaaaaagaaaaaaacctccataataaaataataaataaaattaaacatatgcctaaatttatcattagggattttttttttaataaatagaaatttatcCTAGATAATATTAACTTGCATAAATTTTTAAGGccatataaatattacaagTCGTAACATTAAACATATGCCtaaattaaacataataaaataatattagggattttttttttttctaaatggAAATATATCCTGTATAATATTAGCTTGCAAAACGTTTTAGATCATATAAATATTACACGTCGTAACATTG
The window above is part of the Prunus dulcis chromosome 1, ALMONDv2, whole genome shotgun sequence genome. Proteins encoded here:
- the LOC117619813 gene encoding putative disease resistance protein RGA3 → MAVESVLTFATEGILMKLISLAAQEISLAWGFKAELNRLRKTLSTIEGYLADVAQGPQGRSKSVEDWVTNLKRLAQDADDVLDEFNYELLRRKVEIRNHMKKKVLNFFSLSNPVAFRLKIAHKIQKINASLVNLKSEAPIIGLVSKKTDAAPQGIRGRIQTDSLLEKDGIIVGREEVVSNIVTTLTNSNINQENIAVMAIVGMAGLGKTTLAKSVYNDNSVINYFEKRIWVCVSEPFNINVILICMLESLNPSKATVRENQDALLKYLEEELRAKRYLLVLDDVWNEDSEKWESLMSYLSKLNSDLGSKIIVTTRSVKIASITETLPRPKLELLSTDECWSILKHATCSDGSSDIPLHLERIGREIAKNCEGLPLMAKVLGGILCSKKTPAEWSEVKDNRIWDLPKAEDRIMSVLKLSFDNLESPALKQCFSYCSVFMKEAKMERNDLIQLWMAQGFLHPSPEKSNLEMEDIGKEYFDILFQRSLFQDARLDYAGIIKYKMHDLIHDLAERVSETGSMMRDFHEDEDVATPIIERIPEGSSGKLRSLFSNAEALPGNMLPWFKALRVLKLYGANIVELPSSIKKLKHLRYLDISSTWISRLPNSIGKLYNLQTLRATDCLIVEFPKEVQNLINLRHVYCEKETKFPVGVLGRLTSLRKLPCSYEDSEVMGREIEELAVLNQLKGKLIICNLEHVRNGDEARVAKLKDKKNVRDLKFVWSEDRSITNNNNEEDVLEGLQPHSELERLEIRYFMGTKFPSWMIKLENLKEIKLLGCNRCEKVPTLGHLPHLTVVWIGEMDNLKCVGEEIYGNVGFPALKELYICYCNELIEWMDAPEQVMVFPCLEKLEMWKCPKLRKAPSHLPSLKELVVFYCSSLQSIPDLNLFTSLRELRIEYCERLESLVSSGPFNVVELLTITGCSGLQSISDLNIFTSLRELRIEDCERLESLVSSGPVNVVELLTITCCCGLQSIPDLNLFTSLRELRIEYCKRLESLVSSGPVNVVELMTITGCSGLQSIPDLNLFTSLRELRIKDCERLESLVFSGPVNVVELLTITGCSGLQSIPDLNLFTSLRELSIEYCERLESLVSSEPVSVVELKIRNAPNLESQSLDNLTSLSLLVIGNCGKLKYPPTGLHCCASLKTLKLGRFWEELDSFPDFHLGTGSSQLQKLELNGWPKLKSLPQQIQDFTSLTSLVICEFDGVEALEDWLGTLSFQGNASRYLWILYHHLVRGPEGVGRERDFDI